In one window of candidate division KSB1 bacterium DNA:
- a CDS encoding T9SS type A sorting domain-containing protein, giving the protein MKREPIQMGPLRIISILICLLIIPTSGILGQSSFDNDDAILSYAKGKDNPFLKLSEDKKHWLPIPSPKFSNSSRKSAILNPLATIEYDVISGTTNHAIYNDSILPSVLSQNRQPSSDRNDQQEAISAVFSPDGRIKISPTVDFPWRTICKLYIIFPSGDQFVGTGVLIGRDDGIGFHCLTVAHNVYRQEFGGMAKSVEIIPGLDNDYTPFYSAWAVKIRVPEAWTQTSLPEYDWALVTLDRQLANFTGWMTRFTTSDLNWYKRVFYCAGYPVDLDFGLCLYFDSDSASSVDENFLWHKMDAFDGQDGMPIWVMDGNTRKIVSLHIGEDNNSKMNMAVRFNNNNIAQLEQWLKQDLPPTDLPDLIDDGAKWSDFQGTTVVRGFTRFRIWNDVRNIGTNRSGGFTIAYYASVDAEIDPNSDYLIGTTQIPSIPPFSWRHAIWQGIFPEPIPAGEYYIGWIIDPNNEIIEFNEKNNFAFIASKKLQVRDPYIELANPGPGEVYVIGETNTIQWFTAGGSGLITIDISYDNGSSWQNLVTNLPDSGFYQWNIPASVKPSFQCLLRITDTFKNLSDASDSVFIVETRPTAPGVPKDLGRFTNKAAVPFTWSEANDPESGIVGYRIQVGTSPGAKDIADTTVADLSFVANGGHNQTLYARVCATNGVGLCGPWSGVSDGILIDLTPPILQGGPFDEGEFTGKDSVLFRWNPAIDEESGVIMNYKLQVGTAIGRSDVFDKWITRKLEYKVAGKHGQTLYARIRVHNAAIGVSDWSDWSDGITIDLTPPSAPGKPSSEATAVNYFDVPFSWDPASDDLSGIASYRLRVIDLNADSAVVFDQWIGESPTAIVPANDGQALLASVQAKNKAGLVGPWATASRPVAVQLTPALLTFIEGSPAFEGEGWDNAIDNDIEDWDGTVTAFTSSQRAPYAIFGFLGGGFSKIEKIKLLTDTKVGFKNRWVTHFRILYSITGTQEADFLPLVTGQKLIGGWEEFSFPAQTVKFIKLIVDQPTAASTAYCQLGELQVFGRADFVKSDRAELVVTYGTPTDPAESWSNAIDGDISDWDGTVTAMTLDPPAHVIFSFADQSIKNISKIRILTDTGVRFSFRWLKAFHLEVSTSGIKPGDFSKVFSATKTTGDWESFYFDPVPAKYIKLVLDRPDPSQSDYCQIGEVEIYTQQEGNSLPNNFVQLPMQSAQPAPLAQIPNNYQVEQNYPNPFNPETSIRFQLPQESRVILAIYNMMGQEIIRLVDGTVSAGVHEVRWDGRDSQGIKVPSGMYLYQFRAGEFNATKKMILLE; this is encoded by the coding sequence ATGAAAAGAGAACCAATTCAAATGGGACCATTGCGCATTATCAGTATTTTGATCTGCCTGCTGATTATTCCAACGTCAGGGATCTTGGGGCAGAGCAGTTTTGACAACGATGATGCCATCTTATCTTATGCAAAAGGAAAAGACAATCCCTTTCTAAAATTATCAGAAGATAAAAAGCATTGGCTTCCTATTCCTAGTCCGAAGTTTTCCAATTCCTCTCGTAAATCAGCTATCTTGAATCCTCTCGCGACAATCGAATATGATGTGATTTCTGGAACAACTAATCACGCAATTTATAACGACTCAATATTGCCTTCCGTTTTGAGCCAAAATCGCCAACCATCTTCGGATCGAAATGATCAGCAAGAGGCAATTTCTGCAGTGTTCTCACCTGATGGTCGGATTAAGATTTCGCCAACCGTTGATTTCCCGTGGCGCACCATTTGCAAATTATATATCATTTTTCCAAGTGGGGATCAGTTTGTTGGGACAGGTGTTCTCATCGGTCGGGATGACGGCATCGGTTTTCACTGCTTAACTGTAGCCCATAATGTCTATCGCCAAGAATTTGGCGGCATGGCAAAATCGGTTGAGATCATTCCGGGATTGGACAATGATTATACACCCTTTTATAGCGCATGGGCTGTGAAGATCCGAGTTCCTGAAGCTTGGACTCAGACATCATTGCCAGAATACGATTGGGCGCTGGTGACGCTAGATCGTCAATTAGCGAATTTCACTGGATGGATGACCCGCTTCACTACGAGCGATCTGAACTGGTACAAACGCGTTTTCTATTGTGCTGGTTATCCAGTGGATCTTGATTTTGGGCTTTGCCTTTATTTCGACAGTGATTCGGCAAGCAGCGTGGATGAAAATTTTCTGTGGCATAAAATGGATGCCTTCGACGGGCAAGATGGCATGCCCATCTGGGTCATGGACGGTAACACCAGAAAAATTGTGTCGCTTCATATTGGCGAAGATAACAATAGTAAAATGAATATGGCGGTCCGTTTTAACAATAATAATATTGCTCAATTGGAGCAATGGCTAAAACAGGATTTGCCCCCAACAGATCTGCCGGATTTGATCGACGATGGGGCGAAGTGGTCCGATTTTCAGGGCACTACTGTGGTCCGAGGATTTACCAGGTTTCGGATCTGGAATGATGTGCGCAATATCGGTACCAATCGCTCTGGAGGGTTCACCATTGCATACTACGCCTCAGTGGATGCAGAAATTGATCCCAATTCTGACTATCTTATTGGAACCACCCAGATCCCATCAATTCCGCCATTTTCATGGCGACATGCGATCTGGCAAGGGATATTCCCAGAACCAATTCCTGCGGGTGAATATTATATCGGTTGGATCATTGATCCGAACAATGAAATTATCGAGTTCAACGAAAAAAATAATTTCGCATTCATTGCCTCAAAAAAATTGCAGGTCCGAGACCCATACATCGAGCTTGCCAATCCAGGGCCAGGTGAGGTGTATGTCATCGGCGAAACCAATACTATCCAGTGGTTCACTGCTGGCGGGTCAGGACTCATTACTATCGATATCTCTTATGACAATGGTAGTTCTTGGCAGAACCTGGTAACCAACTTGCCAGACAGCGGCTTTTATCAATGGAATATCCCCGCTTCAGTGAAACCATCCTTTCAGTGTTTGTTGAGAATCACTGACACGTTTAAGAATCTGAGTGATGCGAGCGACAGCGTCTTCATCGTAGAGACGCGTCCTACGGCACCTGGGGTGCCCAAGGATTTGGGACGATTTACCAACAAAGCTGCTGTGCCATTTACTTGGAGCGAGGCGAATGACCCAGAGTCTGGGATCGTCGGGTATCGGATTCAGGTGGGAACCAGCCCCGGCGCAAAAGATATTGCCGATACAACAGTCGCCGATTTGTCCTTCGTTGCGAATGGCGGTCACAATCAAACCCTTTATGCGCGGGTTTGCGCGACTAACGGGGTGGGGCTTTGTGGCCCATGGTCTGGGGTGAGCGATGGGATTTTGATCGATCTCACACCGCCGATCCTTCAGGGCGGGCCATTCGATGAGGGCGAGTTCACTGGAAAAGATAGCGTCTTATTTCGATGGAATCCTGCCATCGATGAAGAGAGCGGGGTGATCATGAATTACAAACTTCAGGTCGGAACCGCAATTGGTCGCAGCGATGTTTTTGATAAATGGATCACCCGAAAATTGGAATACAAGGTAGCTGGAAAGCATGGCCAGACCCTGTACGCACGCATCCGTGTGCATAATGCAGCTATTGGTGTGAGCGACTGGTCAGACTGGAGTGATGGAATCACCATAGATCTGACGCCGCCGAGCGCTCCAGGCAAGCCAAGTTCCGAGGCCACGGCAGTGAATTACTTCGATGTTCCGTTCTCCTGGGATCCAGCCAGTGATGATCTTAGTGGTATCGCCAGCTATCGGCTCAGAGTGATCGACTTGAATGCCGATAGTGCGGTCGTCTTTGATCAATGGATTGGCGAATCTCCAACTGCCATCGTCCCAGCGAATGATGGTCAAGCGTTATTAGCCTCGGTTCAAGCCAAAAATAAAGCTGGATTGGTTGGTCCGTGGGCTACTGCCAGCAGGCCGGTGGCCGTTCAGCTCACACCAGCCCTATTGACATTTATTGAGGGCAGCCCTGCGTTCGAAGGGGAAGGTTGGGACAATGCAATTGATAATGATATAGAAGATTGGGATGGAACGGTAACTGCCTTTACCTCATCTCAGCGAGCTCCTTATGCCATTTTCGGATTTTTGGGTGGGGGATTCAGCAAAATTGAGAAGATTAAACTGCTAACGGATACCAAGGTTGGATTCAAAAACCGCTGGGTCACCCATTTCCGCATTTTGTACTCCATTACTGGAACGCAAGAGGCGGATTTTCTCCCATTGGTCACCGGGCAAAAGCTTATTGGAGGATGGGAAGAATTCTCTTTTCCAGCTCAAACGGTTAAATTTATCAAACTGATCGTCGACCAACCAACAGCAGCTTCTACTGCCTACTGTCAACTTGGGGAGCTCCAGGTCTTTGGTCGCGCCGATTTCGTGAAGAGTGATCGCGCTGAGCTGGTAGTCACTTATGGAACACCCACTGACCCAGCCGAGAGCTGGTCCAACGCCATCGATGGTGATATCAGTGATTGGGATGGGACAGTCACCGCGATGACTTTGGATCCGCCAGCTCATGTGATCTTCAGTTTTGCCGACCAGTCCATTAAGAATATCTCAAAAATCAGAATCTTGACCGATACAGGAGTCCGATTCTCATTCCGATGGCTCAAGGCGTTTCATTTGGAGGTTTCAACTTCTGGTATAAAGCCTGGCGATTTCTCAAAGGTTTTCAGCGCCACAAAGACAACAGGGGATTGGGAAAGCTTCTATTTCGATCCAGTTCCGGCGAAATACATAAAACTGGTGTTAGATCGTCCAGATCCTTCACAATCGGATTATTGCCAGATTGGTGAAGTTGAGATTTATACCCAACAGGAAGGCAATTCGTTGCCTAATAATTTTGTTCAGCTCCCCATGCAGAGCGCTCAACCAGCACCCCTAGCACAAATACCCAACAATTACCAAGTGGAACAAAACTATCCCAATCCGTTCAATCCAGAGACCAGTATTCGATTCCAGCTTCCGCAAGAATCAAGGGTGATACTTGCCATCTATAACATGATGGGGCAGGAAATTATTCGGCTGGTTGATGGAACGGTTTCCGCGGGTGTGCATGAGGTGCGATGGGATGGCCGCGACAGCCAGGGGATAAAAGTGCCGAGCGGAATGTATCTCTATCAATTCCGGGCTGGCGAGTTCAATGCAACTAAAAAGATGATCCTTCTTGAATAA
- a CDS encoding SpoIIE family protein phosphatase, with the protein MDLAQLTSVVYLTIGVVLCLIGILIFRESPSQRVHRATAVMIFLASLGPIMGAFGLILNRMGSKINLDVELFRRIFLVWEFFFPQLLYFSMIFPRERGLIRQHPRTIYLIYLPHFLHFWVVWLFRSPDSFMAIASQIVSNYNSELLLRPILLVFNLLLGMLGVFYEFHTNFFALINLIYVIAAIFIMYKGYQELTSSRAKRQAALVLWGIRVSVGLYAVAFLLPKLLPIETSDAVIYFLTILALLIGAGSIAWAIIKYQFLDISQQIRQRFLFSICTGLIIGIYLLLYNQCRQLSTSLIGLQLPLLEIMFIIIAVVIFQPTLSGIDHIIQKLFGREKADADQLLQQLSHEILTILDFSQLREKITNALAENLMLENVHLIARNKAGDFVLNDFEDTGAENDKFSSHGDFIRAIEQINRPVGFDELIPQIKDPVEIDLLNRLNCYLLIPLAHRGTLNGILCLGNKLTRTSFSAEDARLLNVLSNQIAIALENIDLYRTKLEQQQIQKEILVAREIQKALLPSHVPQGSTFEISAMNIPSKEVGGDYYDFIQFDDDLIGIAIGDISGKGIPGAMLMSNLQATLRASVWQFGDPAEIMKRINAQIAKTTSAEKFATFFYGILDAKKLTFTFSNAGHNYPIIKKQNGQFCHLTEGGLVIGVNPNFEYHQTEMKLDPGDTLIFYTDGITEALNPQLEEFGEQRLLDIILNWSYKSAEELRNLIYEEMIKFTEGQGQYDDLTLIVLRILPSNDWPTTNFYFKDETTGERKAGG; encoded by the coding sequence ATGGACTTAGCCCAATTGACAAGCGTTGTTTATTTGACGATCGGGGTAGTTTTATGCCTGATTGGAATTCTGATTTTTCGGGAAAGCCCGTCGCAACGCGTTCACCGTGCCACCGCCGTCATGATCTTTTTGGCATCGCTGGGTCCCATCATGGGCGCGTTTGGATTGATTCTAAATCGAATGGGAAGCAAGATCAATCTCGACGTGGAGCTGTTCCGAAGGATTTTTTTGGTATGGGAATTTTTTTTCCCCCAGCTCCTCTATTTCTCGATGATCTTTCCCAGAGAGCGCGGCTTGATCCGACAGCACCCCCGCACGATTTATCTGATTTACCTTCCTCATTTCTTGCATTTCTGGGTGGTCTGGTTATTCCGAAGTCCGGATAGCTTCATGGCTATTGCTTCCCAAATCGTATCAAATTATAATTCAGAGCTGTTGCTGCGTCCAATCTTACTTGTGTTCAATCTTCTCCTCGGGATGCTCGGAGTATTCTATGAATTTCATACCAACTTCTTTGCCCTGATCAATTTGATCTATGTCATCGCGGCGATTTTCATCATGTATAAAGGATATCAAGAGCTGACCTCGTCCAGGGCCAAACGACAAGCGGCATTGGTGCTATGGGGCATCCGTGTCAGCGTGGGACTCTATGCGGTGGCGTTTCTGTTGCCAAAGCTGCTGCCAATTGAAACATCGGACGCCGTGATTTATTTCTTGACCATTCTTGCACTATTAATCGGTGCTGGATCCATTGCCTGGGCCATCATAAAATATCAATTCCTCGACATTAGCCAGCAAATCAGGCAACGATTTCTATTTTCCATTTGCACTGGTTTGATTATTGGTATCTATTTGCTATTGTACAATCAATGCCGCCAGCTTAGCACCTCGCTGATCGGATTGCAGTTGCCTTTGCTGGAAATTATGTTCATCATCATCGCTGTGGTAATATTTCAGCCGACGCTCTCTGGTATTGATCATATTATCCAGAAATTGTTTGGCAGAGAAAAAGCAGATGCCGACCAATTGTTGCAACAGCTTAGCCATGAGATTCTCACTATATTAGATTTTTCCCAGCTCAGGGAAAAAATTACCAATGCCTTAGCTGAGAACTTAATGTTGGAAAACGTGCATCTCATCGCTCGGAATAAAGCAGGTGATTTTGTGCTGAATGATTTTGAAGATACTGGTGCAGAAAATGATAAATTTTCATCCCATGGGGATTTTATCAGAGCGATCGAGCAGATCAATCGGCCGGTTGGCTTTGATGAATTAATTCCTCAAATCAAAGATCCAGTAGAAATTGATTTGCTCAATCGATTGAATTGCTACTTGCTTATTCCGCTGGCGCATCGTGGCACGCTGAATGGCATCTTGTGCCTGGGCAATAAACTCACGAGAACCTCGTTTTCCGCTGAGGACGCCAGGTTGCTCAATGTACTCTCGAATCAAATTGCGATCGCATTAGAAAATATTGATCTCTATCGCACGAAACTGGAACAGCAGCAAATTCAAAAAGAGATCCTGGTGGCGCGGGAAATCCAAAAAGCTCTGCTTCCCTCCCATGTCCCTCAGGGCAGCACCTTCGAAATCTCCGCGATGAATATCCCATCGAAAGAGGTGGGTGGCGATTATTACGATTTCATCCAGTTCGATGACGACCTCATCGGGATTGCCATCGGCGATATCTCGGGCAAAGGGATCCCTGGTGCAATGCTCATGTCCAATTTGCAGGCCACGCTTCGAGCATCGGTATGGCAGTTCGGCGATCCAGCCGAAATAATGAAACGCATCAATGCGCAGATTGCAAAAACCACATCTGCCGAAAAATTCGCTACGTTTTTCTATGGCATCCTCGATGCCAAAAAACTCACTTTCACCTTCAGCAATGCTGGACACAATTACCCAATCATCAAAAAACAAAACGGTCAATTCTGCCATTTGACAGAAGGCGGGCTTGTCATCGGTGTCAATCCAAATTTTGAGTACCATCAAACAGAAATGAAACTCGATCCCGGCGACACTTTGATTTTTTACACCGATGGGATCACCGAGGCGTTAAACCCCCAGCTTGAAGAATTTGGCGAGCAACGGCTTCTCGATATTATTTTGAACTGGAGCTATAAATCTGCCGAGGAGCTGCGCAATTTGATCTATGAGGAGATGATCAAGTTCACTGAGGGACAAGGCCAATACGATGATCTCACCTTGATTGTGCTGAGAATTTTGCCTTCAAACGATTGGCCGACGACCAATTTCTATTTTAAAGATGAAACGACGGGAGAGAGAAAGGCTGGAGGTTAA